ttatttatttattttcgatTTGTAATTATGGTTGTGAATGGCTTCCAGGCCTATACGATGTGGAGCTTGCTGAGGATGGTCTTCCATACCCAACCCTCTCTTACACAAATGGACCTGGTGGTATTTTGGAGCAGGAAAGCTACGAGACAACTGGGAAACGACGTAATCTAACAGACGTTGACACTGGTACGTCGTAAAAACAAACGGTCACGGACGCGTAACGTGGCTCACGTTGTGGTAAACGAAACCCTTTTCGAATCAACGCTTtagctccagattcggctcaggccggctagcttggcccggcggttgttttgacaattattgcGCGTGCCTTTGtctacgcgctcagggcttcagacgagaggaccgCGGAgactgaagccgaatccaaagccgaagccgtggtttcgaaaaaagCCATACACGTCAACGGCTTTGTACTTCAAAAGTGgcttaattgttttaatccacGTTTGCGTGCTCTCAGATGCCTGTGAATGACTTCAAGCCTGAGGTCTTTCTCAAAcctaaatatttgagtgagaaattacttcagagTGGGTCGTTACTCACAACTTGTTTTACTGTAAGTATagtccccattgctcgttaccgagcaACTTTttattaaagcaatattttccatAATAAAAACCAAACCGTGTTCAGTGCCTGTAACCCTTTCGTTGTTTTGTAgctgattttgttgttttctgtcTTATTATTTTTCCAGACGATCTGTCCTTTGTACAACCTGCTACTTTCCCTTTAGTCGAGGAAACTCACGGAGGTGAAGATGTCACGATTTACGCACGGGGTCCCATGTCCCATCTCTTCCACGGAGTTCACGAACAGAGTTACGTACAACACGTAATACGTTACGCAGCGTGCCTTGGAAATACGGAGCACTGTGATAAATACGTAAATCCGTGTGTGACGAATGGGGCTACCTCGCTCCGGGTACGAGGATGGGTAATAGCTTGCCTCAGCCTTATTTATATTGTTATTCCCCGTCTTCATGCTTAATTATTTATACTTCCAcgatacaaagtttcaaattctactacGTAAACCATTTTATGGTTaacgtaggatttgaaactgtgcatggtggaagtataaacAAGAGAGGCGTGCGGTCACACCAGGCGAATGTCTCTTTTGAGtattgttggttctgaaaagaaccggtttgGTTCTCGTAAACATCTTTACAAGATCTTTACTGCGGACCGGGGACGGTTGGTCTCCCGCATGGGATTCCTGTGTATATTTATTATCACCCATAGTCACACTTGTTTAAATCCCCCGCTATGGGATCATTTGTTTCGGTCGATACTGTATTTGCTGACCGGCAAGACTGCTGTGTGTGTTTTGTCTTAAGTCCAGTCCTctgtttgtgtctgtttttttgttttgtttcagtgtttactaattattctttgtaaacatgcatatgcattgagacctgctgttatattttgttcattggtGGCTCGACTCGACCACGGACCTCTACGGTTCACTTGATATTATTTATAATCTCAATGCATATGCATGTCATTAGGGACCATtgcctacaagctttgcttcttaaatggatccctccgcagtgtcaacattgttatgcatctatttcttcaaacctatgttgttaaacaattatttttcattgttgtaataatttcttgtgactgctgtttgatattgtttttttttgtttttttgtcttttgatactgtggaaataaaatgaaccttgaaccttgaagaCCATTTAAATGTGTGTTCTCGCATACACTGAGATTTTGGGACTTTCACACTTTCAGGGTCTACccacaccttttttttttaactgggtTCCAGCAAGGTCTTTAAAGGAAACAATAGAACAAAAGCAAGTCCCACAACTATGTGTACAAAGCTGTGTAGCTGTATGTGCACTTAGAGAACTTCGAGAACTTAACAGAGGGTCTAACCCACAGCCCTCTGAAAGAGTATGTTGTCATTTTTAACAAGGACAGAATCTTCAgatacaaaatattttattcagattttttattaaaaagaatTACTTTAATAATACATTGTATTACTATTAATTCCTGTCAACCAACAAAAATAGACTAACAACAACAAAGTAGGTTCAATATGAATCGTTTACTTTAGCAATAATAGTCATGAGTGACAAAATAACCAAATATTGCCGTCGGCAAAAACAAACGACGTGAACATTGTTGTTTTTACAGTAatctttgttgtttttacaGTAATCTTTGAGCTAGTTGCTATAAACCGTTAACTCGTCATCACATCCAGAGTCGTTtcgtgtctgttttctttcaaaacgagacattttttataaaagtagCGAACCTCTCATCACTACTTCTATGTTGtactatagaccatgtgacctctgacgtcacacgaaaaccgtaacatgattcgcgcgcataccgccgggcaaaacctttgtgtttcggcagccagctagaaagtgtacgcaatcttactatgactacgcaactcagtgcccggcgaaacatgacgtatatagtgttttgtcaacagagggcggtttgaatgtaaacataggtcacattgtctatagaGCCATGAGTACTGATACCCCTCAAACGAGAACATTTAACTGAAAGTAAATTGGAATTAAAAAGAGTACTTATTCTTAAATTAAAGTACAAACTTTATTTCTCAATATACAAACTAAGAAACTAAAGGATAATAGTACTTTCACTctaaaaacgaaaacaaaacagTACGAGACCCCACAATTTCCCACCTTCGTGTAAAACAACGTTTAGGGTCGATCACCTGAACGGGCAAAtgaggttttttctttctttctttcccttttGAACGCGCAACTATGCGGGATGCTATAGGTAGCGCGCACGTTTTTCCGTACCATTGAGCTGCCTCATTTTGTGTCGAGTGTACTGTGAGGGCACTGTTTGAAAGTGTGACGTGGTATGCAAGAGGTCTATTGCATGCGTGATTGGTGGTGAACCACTTTTTTGTAAATTGGTGCAGCTCAATGCGAAAACCATAAGTTGCCCATAAAGATGGCGTTCATTAGGAATTATATATTCGAACATTTATCTGCGTTTTAGTGGGCAAGTTTTCCCCATTATACCCCggttaaacaatttaaaaaaatattacttgaaaCCCGAGATTCCAAAGTACATTCAGACTGTTCAATATTTAAATATTCCATAGATAAACAGTAACTGAAAGAATTGTCGAAAGAACCATCAATGGAATGACACCCCCGAGAGAGGGCGCACTACTCGTTTCACAATCCTCGCGACCGTCCAAGCAGGCTGCGTACCTGATGACGTGGGCGATGTAGTTCTGTTCGTGGACACCGTGAAATAAATGCGACATCGGTCCATTGGCATAAATGGGCACGTCCTCCCCGCCGTGGCTCTCCTCACTTCTCGGTACAATTGCTGGTTGAATAAACTCGGGATGGTCTGacaaatatcaaaatataaatatgaaacaTTTAAATGTTGGTTAACCTTCCGAGCGAGATTTTTAAACTAATACGGGACCGTGAAACAAACACACTTAAtaaatttatgttttatttggTAAAGGTGTCCAAGCATAATGagaccaaaagaaaaaaaaaaaaaaacgtttcctTTCAATGAACCAAAACAGTTGTTGAAAACTTGTTGACAAATGTAAAAGGTCCCTTCGTATGTACCACTCCGCCcaaaagtcattaaaaaaaaactatcccACAACAAAAAAACGTTTCCTTTCAATGAACCAAAACAAGCAATCGATTACAGTTGTTGAAAACTTGTTGACAAATCTAAAAGGTCCCAAGCTTCGTATGTAGGTACCACCTCGCCCAAAAGTCATTTAACCGCTGCAATGTGGATGATGTATTTAGCCGGGGTATATACTAAGGTATCTGGTTATAGCAATATACTCGGTCCCCCGTAGAGGGTGGTTTCTTCGTCGAAACCATTTTCACATGTTTCCAAAGTAAATTTACATCAGAAAATGACGGCATACAAAACATGTAAACCGTAGGCCATACATACAGCTTGGTGTCCATCTTGGCAGTAAAGTATACTCAGTTTCGTTTTAAGGTGACGCACTGTTGTACATACTGGGCCATTGGGTATATCTCACCTGTATCAACGTTGCTTAAATCTCGTCTGCGTCCTGATTTATTATAGCTTTCCAGTTCTAGTTCTCCTCCTGGCCCATCGGCGTAAGCGAGGGTAGTGAATGGTAGATCGTCTTCACCCTCACCATAATTATAAAGCCCTGTAAAGATGAAGACAAGTAACAACAAATCACAATGACGCAGCCCTTGTTTGTCACCTGAAGGGTGCTTTAAAGTGCTCATCATTTTTAAAGTATGCCTTATTGATGGTGGTGCATAGATATCTACAGCCATCTTATATACCAGGAACACTAGGGCGAACCCATTGTGTGTAATTGCTTACTCACGTCACGGaacctacggctttacgtctcatcagaaggacgaagcaatggttaaaatgtcttgctcaagggACACGAGCGTCTAGACTAAAGTACACGCTCTGACAACAGCATAACTatcactgggtgcgttcgtttagcttccctgggtcgaccccggtgtgtggcggtttttttttccaggacgaacgtgggtaattatctgcacacgttcgtcctggaaaaagaaaacgccacacaccggggtcgacccagggaagctaaacgaatgcaccctatATCTATGATAAAGCTGCAGCATGTAACGTACACACCAACATACATCTATTGGTGGTTTGTGTGCGGTCGCCTCTCAGCATAATTATGAACTCAACCTCCTTTACTGATTATTTAGCAAAGACCACCTTTGCCGTTCTCGTTCCAGCTGGACCCAATTTCCTAGAGCTACTCcctagcagaaaatattgactAAAAGTTGTCTGCCTAACAGAAGTGAGCAGGACACCAAtcactgtacatgtgacatggtagacTGTCTGCTGGTAATCTTTAGTGTGGTAATCATTGTGTTGTGCTTCGCTACattatgtgcttaagcagctctttacaGCGCTGCATAACGGGAAGCAATGTTTCATGCTAACCATAGCAGAACAGTTTGCTTATTAAGCGtaaagtgtatttcacaggtaaagGTTAGCAATACAATTTGACGGCCATCTTGCGCGCTcgccatggatttgcattgttgtgtCATTCATTTTCTCACAAGAGGCACCGAAAGGTTAAGCACGCTTTTTCGTGTGCTTAAGCAGTGATATGAAATGAAACTTGCACAGTTGGAAACACAAAATCGGTCTTTAAGCAGTTCTACGAAATTGGTCCCtggcctttaaagccattatacactttcggtaaacagtattgtccaagtcccacacttcgtgtatcacaacttatatataaaataacaatcctgtggaaatttaggctcaatcggacatcggagtcgggagaaaataacaggaaaacccactcctgttttcgcgcgtttcgccgtgtctcgttaacgagaatttatactgttttaccgttttctcaaaaagtaaagcatttcatggactaatatttcaagagaagtctttcaccattaccttctgtaaaccctgtaaattatttgtaaatctgtgtgaactttttttttgtttctgtaccgaaagggtccaatggctttaatggcaaCAATTCTTACCTAAAATAGAATTGCCACGCTTTGGATAACTTCCAATGGTCATTGTATGACTGTGGTCCGCGGTGACGATGATCAACGTATCCTCCTCGTTTGTTAGCTCCATCGCCTTGGCAACGGCTTCCTCCATGGCTAGAGTTTCGTGCAGAGCGATAGACGCTATACCATCATGGTGGCCATGGTCGATGCGGGCGCCTGTTAAAAGAAACAATAATGTGAGAGCTGTGTTTTGAGAGACATTCGTTACggagggaccagttttcttttGGGTATCGTGACTGCTGGGGTCATTTAAGTCAAACATATTTCACTGTAAAGTTTTAACTTGCCCCATTCTAACTAAATCACCATCCCCATGATTAACACCCCTCTTAGACGTGTGGCATAGTCCAGCTTAGGATATTAAGGCAAAATGACCTGACCAGTCTAATGTACGATGTACAAATCTCAATGCCCAGTCTAGTGTGGCACCTTGTGTTTACACGTGCGTTTTGGGGCAAAAGATTGCGTCTTTAAGCGCATGATGTCACAACGCGGTCAACATACAATTTTTGGGGAAATTTTTACGATAAATTGGAGATTCTGAACGACACTGGGGCAAGTTCGAGAAGCGACCGTTTGACAAGTCGATATTTCATGGTTACCTACACATGCATTACACCCTGGGTACCAgacaaaatcaaccaatggtcgacaaGAGTCCCACGCTCAAACTTGAGGTGGATGGTAGTATTGCCTCAAGCCGTTATATGAGCAGCTTTAGTTTGATCTGTTTTTGGGTTTTTAGTGAGTAATTTATTGTGCTATCTTCTTACCTTCAACGGCCAGAAAGAACCCATCCGGGTCTTTTCGCAGTATTTGAATTGCCTTTTCGACCATCTCGGCAAGAGAGGGCTCCCCAGCTTCGTCGTCCATACGCTCTTGTTCAAATTGCATGTGAGATCTCTCAAAAAGCGCTGTaaaaatttacataattttaacATTCTTCAATGAAACTATCAATATGTTTCAACCTTCTGACAAATATTATAGTTGTATAGTCTGGATATTATCTTTTACGACccaagacactattggttattgtcgaagaccagtctactcacttggtgtatctcaacatatgcataaataacaagccCGTGAAAATcatttaactcaattggtcgtcgaagttgcgagataacaatgaaagacaaacaccttgtcacacgaagttgtgtgctttcagatgcttgatttcgagattctAAAATTCttaatctaaggtctcgaaatcaaatttgtggaaaactacttctttctcgcgaCACAATAAAGTATATTGCACTCTTTCAGAGCTTTCATGTGCAACGTTTCAACCGCTAGTTTTGATTGGCACACGTGAGACGGCCTTCTCTGGAAAACATTTCACTCGCTAAAACATGTATACAATTATTGTATCACCAAAACATAGCTTGGACCTGTCTGGTTTCACAAGCTGACATGTTTATCCATTTGGGGTTATCgtatcaaataattatttcatattTAATAGTGTGTTGTTCACCTGTACAATagctgggtaaatttaaaagtTGACCCTTAAAGTTGTATTGTCAATTGTCATAACGATTTTGTATACAAAGAATGCTGGCAGAGTTTTGTCCTGAATCCTTCTAACCAAATCAGTGACCTCTGTTGGTCGACACCCCTCTATGGCGTGTGGCATGGTCCAGCTTAGGATATCAATGTATAGTAGGCTGACCAGCGTGTACGATCCGGCGTAACCCAAATGCAAGAACCGAAATGGTTATGATCTCAAAACGACCGGAAGTAAAACTCACCAATCAGATGGTCTGTTTCGTCGGGGTCCACATTGTTGAAGTCGTCTAGGTTCCAGACGTACTTGCTGCTCTCTAATGGTTTGTTCAGAAGCCATTCCTCTGCAGATGGACAACATAATCGCAATAATTGTGTCATTGTGTACGGTCACATCAATTACTCATTCATTATCGCTAAATATGTGACGTATTCATAGGGAGTTTTGTTTCAATTATAGATGTTATACAAAATTGTTTCGAACCAAGTCTATACTCTGAACCGTGTGTTTAGTGTTCCGTGCGCCTTGAGATTATGAAGTTATTATATCGGCCATGGTTTATTGTGTGAACAATATttctttattgtaaaaaaaatgtcatgttcATGAATCACGAACGTAAATAACCATTGTGTATACTTGCTGTGGACATTCTTGTATTGACTTCAGAAAAAAAGACAACACAGTACGAGGTTAACAAAGTTCATCAACAATCTGCCAACTGTTTTGTCTGTACAATCTCGACATTTATGGCGTTGTCCCTGCTCTTCCCGACCCCTTGTGACCTAGaatagttttgtgttttttttacacgaGGTTTCATTATTAAGATTTCGGTGCAATGTTAATCCGTATCATGACAATTTGGACAACGATACCCTTGTTCCTATatacccttttcgaaaccacggcttcggctttggattcggcttcaggctccgttctctcgtctgaagccctgcgtgcgtacgcaaagcacgcgccaGTATCAAACCaactgcggggccaagctagcctgagccaaatccaaagccgaagccgtgttttcgaaaagggccacagtAATGTTTGTTAGAGGAGTACGTACGTATAATGTTGCGACCGTCCTCCCGGTGGCCGTCTTTTTCGGGGTACTCAGGGTCGATAAAGTCCCGCGGAGTCAGCTCTCTCCGTCCGCCTCCCATGATAACCTGATTTATGATAAAGGACAGAcacatatttatttataaacaataCTTTACTTTAAAGCACAACCTGGAACCTAAGACGGGATCAAAGTTAAAAAAGGTCAGCCAAACACCATTGTCTGCTTAAAGTTACATGAAGATAAAaagctttttaaatatttgtcagGTATGATGTTCTTCCCACTAAACTCTGATTTCTGACTTGGAGAAGTCAGACCAGTGATTAAATAGCTTGAAATGTCTTCTACGGCCAATTTCATGTATGCGTggattgaaggcactggacactgttggttggagagctgatgatagtataaaacataagaAACGGCTGACCAATCGAGCCCAAGTTTTCccatgtttgttatttgatgcatatgtctGGACACtataagtgagaatactggtctttgacaattaccaaacgtgcccaTAAATGTTtctaccaagtaccaagtatcaggcctgacttGTTCACTAACCTCAAACATCTTCCCGTTTTCTACGAGCTGGGCCCCGATGTCCGTGCACCCCAAAGCTCGCTCCTCAGACGGCACGTCCTCATCGTCCTCCCAGTAACGATCCGGACTGTGGGCGTAGAGGGCGGCTGGTGTAGCGTGAGTCACGCGTGACGTGGTGACGAACCCCGTAGCTTTACCTAGGATATGAGGAGGGtgacaaaatacacaataacATCTCAAAATATTGACAACTTTGGTTGAACGGCTAGCCTCCTTTCCCCTCATTTCTAGTTTACTTTTAATTGTCATATTCATCGGTAATATGTTTTTCTGATATCAAAAAAATCTGAAACTGTGATCTAGATCTTAGGAGGAACATTGAAATAATGGCAAATCCACTCTTAgataacccctggagttatagacTTCTTAGGAGCTTCTGTGAACAGTATCCTCGGAGCTAGACAAGTAGATACAACATCATGATTACTATTGAAGAACTGGTCTGAACTCGGATagaagtcagtacatcattttCTGACCTTcttaataaaggcagtggacactattggtaatattgtcaaagaccatatagccttcacagttggtgtatctcaacatatgtatgaaataactatactgtgaaaatttgagctcaatcggtcatcaaagttgcgaaagaaagaaaaaaacacccttgtcacacgtagttgtgtgcgtttagatggttgatttcgagaccttaagttctaaatctgaggtctcgaaatcaaattcgtg
The DNA window shown above is from Asterias amurensis chromosome 18, ASM3211899v1 and carries:
- the LOC139950650 gene encoding alkaline phosphatase-like — its product is MGHRQVGQLVPMLFAVCLLLMSCSDPVSAQGPQFWNDQAQLTLQKALQRERTLNKNPAKNVVMFVGDGMGISTVTAARILKGQKAGKTGEETVLAWEDFSSIALSKTYCVDRQVSDSSSTATAFFCGVKANDATVGLDDRAQFRDCATTINASVDSFMVDGHRAGKATGFVTTSRVTHATPAALYAHSPDRYWEDDEDVPSEERALGCTDIGAQLVENGKMFEVIMGGGRRELTPRDFIDPEYPEKDGHREDGRNIIQEWLLNKPLESSKYVWNLDDFNNVDPDETDHLIALFERSHMQFEQERMDDEAGEPSLAEMVEKAIQILRKDPDGFFLAVEGARIDHGHHDGIASIALHETLAMEEAVAKAMELTNEEDTLIIVTADHSHTMTIGSYPKRGNSILGLYNYGEGEDDLPFTTLAYADGPGGELELESYNKSGRRRDLSNVDTDHPEFIQPAIVPRSEESHGGEDVPIYANGPMSHLFHGVHEQNYIAHVIRYAACLDGREDCETSSAPSLGGVIPLMVLSTILSVTVYLWNI